From a region of the Hymenobacter jejuensis genome:
- a CDS encoding GMC oxidoreductase produces MEKNTYDAIVIGSGISGGMAAKELTEKGLKTIMLERGRNIEHIKDYVNANKAPWEFPHRGGKTQQMIQDHPVLKRDYTLNETNLDYWVNEKESPYVEVKPFDWFRGYHVGGRSLMWGRQSYRWSDYDFEANAKDGIAIDWPIRYKDLAPWYSHVEKFAGISGNRDGLPQLPDGDFMPPMEMNVVEKDVAARIKAHFKNRHMVIGRTANITRAHNNRVSCQYRNKCWLGCPFGAYFSTQSASLPAAVATGNLTLRPFSIVTKILYDKDTKRAKGVEVLDAETNKTYEYYAKVIFLNASTLNSAWVLMNSATDVWPEGLGSSSGELGHNLMDHHFRAGAHGDAEGYEDKYVYGRRANGIYVPRFRNLFGDKRDYIRGFGYQGSAGREGWSREIPEMSIGGEFKDELSEPGKWTMGLTGFGETLPYHDNRTYLDKTKKDKWGLPVLAIDATTRENEQKMRVDMMQDAQEMLEKAGLKNVKTYNNGYVLGGGIHEMGTARMGHDPKTSVLNKHNQVWDAPNVYVTDGACMTSAACQNPSLTYMALTARAVDHAVGELKKQNI; encoded by the coding sequence ATGGAAAAAAACACGTACGATGCCATCGTTATCGGTTCTGGCATTTCGGGCGGTATGGCAGCTAAGGAGCTGACCGAGAAAGGATTAAAGACTATAATGCTGGAGCGGGGCCGCAACATTGAGCATATAAAAGATTACGTTAACGCCAACAAAGCGCCTTGGGAATTTCCGCACCGGGGTGGCAAAACTCAGCAGATGATCCAAGATCATCCCGTGCTGAAACGCGATTACACGCTGAACGAGACCAACCTGGATTACTGGGTCAACGAGAAGGAAAGTCCCTACGTGGAGGTCAAGCCGTTCGACTGGTTTCGGGGGTATCACGTGGGCGGCCGCTCGCTGATGTGGGGCCGGCAGTCGTACCGCTGGAGCGACTACGATTTTGAGGCCAACGCCAAGGATGGCATTGCCATTGACTGGCCCATCCGCTACAAGGACTTGGCGCCGTGGTACAGCCACGTCGAGAAGTTTGCTGGCATCAGCGGCAACCGCGACGGCCTGCCGCAACTACCCGACGGCGATTTTATGCCGCCAATGGAAATGAACGTCGTCGAAAAGGACGTAGCGGCCCGCATCAAAGCCCATTTCAAAAACCGACACATGGTGATTGGCCGCACAGCCAACATCACGCGGGCACACAACAACCGCGTCAGCTGTCAATACCGCAACAAGTGCTGGCTGGGCTGCCCGTTTGGCGCGTATTTCAGCACGCAATCGGCCTCATTGCCGGCCGCCGTGGCAACCGGAAATTTAACTTTGCGCCCCTTCTCAATCGTTACCAAAATCCTTTATGACAAGGATACCAAGCGAGCCAAGGGCGTAGAAGTGCTGGATGCCGAAACCAACAAAACCTACGAGTACTACGCCAAAGTTATCTTCCTGAATGCCTCTACTCTGAATTCGGCTTGGGTACTAATGAACTCAGCTACAGACGTTTGGCCCGAAGGGCTAGGCAGCAGCAGCGGCGAACTGGGGCACAACCTCATGGACCACCATTTCCGCGCTGGGGCCCATGGCGACGCGGAAGGCTACGAAGACAAATACGTGTACGGACGCCGCGCCAACGGCATTTACGTGCCGCGCTTCCGCAACCTATTCGGCGATAAGCGCGACTACATTCGCGGCTTCGGTTACCAAGGCAGCGCCGGCCGTGAAGGCTGGAGCCGCGAGATTCCGGAAATGAGCATTGGTGGCGAATTCAAGGACGAGCTCTCCGAACCCGGCAAATGGACGATGGGTCTGACGGGTTTTGGCGAAACCCTCCCCTATCACGACAACCGCACCTACCTCGACAAAACCAAGAAAGACAAGTGGGGACTGCCGGTGCTGGCCATCGACGCCACCACCCGCGAAAACGAGCAGAAAATGCGCGTAGACATGATGCAGGACGCGCAGGAAATGCTGGAAAAGGCTGGGCTCAAGAACGTGAAGACCTACAACAACGGCTACGTGCTGGGCGGCGGCATTCACGAAATGGGCACGGCTCGGATGGGCCACGACCCCAAAACGTCGGTGCTGAACAAGCACAACCAAGTGTGGGATGCTCCGAACGTGTACGTCACCGACGGCGCGTGCATGACTTCCGCCGCCTGCCAAAACCCCTCACTGACCTATATGGCTCTCACCGCACGAGCCGTAGATCACGCCGTGGGCGAACTCAAAAAACAGAACATCTAA